From the genome of Geminocystis herdmanii PCC 6308, one region includes:
- a CDS encoding RluA family pseudouridine synthase, producing MDLWLSDRITDLSRSRLQKIIESGQVTLNQEICTQKKTILKSGDVINVDIPPPVTSSVIAQSIPLDVVYEDEYLIIINKPANFVVHPSPGHQDGTLVNALLAHCPDLQGIGGVERPGIVHRLDKDTTGVMVVAKTEPVLRSLQEQIKAKTATREYFGVVYGSPRQESGTVDLPIGRHPVDRKKMAIVPVEKGGREAVTHWQLQERLGNYSLIKFQLETGRTHQIRVHASHIKHPIIGDPLYSAGHSVGVNLTGQALHAFRLTLVHPITQEVIESIAPLPPEMEKLLRMLRK from the coding sequence ATGGATTTATGGTTGTCCGATCGAATTACCGACTTATCTCGATCGAGACTACAAAAAATCATTGAAAGTGGACAAGTAACTCTCAATCAGGAAATTTGTACCCAAAAAAAGACTATCCTCAAATCAGGGGATGTGATTAATGTGGACATTCCGCCTCCTGTCACCTCATCGGTAATTGCTCAATCTATCCCCTTAGATGTTGTCTATGAAGATGAATATTTGATTATTATTAATAAACCTGCTAATTTCGTAGTACATCCTTCCCCCGGACATCAAGACGGTACTTTAGTTAATGCCTTATTAGCCCATTGTCCAGATTTACAAGGCATCGGCGGAGTAGAACGCCCCGGCATCGTTCATCGATTAGACAAAGATACAACAGGGGTGATGGTAGTCGCCAAAACAGAGCCTGTTTTACGCAGTTTACAGGAGCAAATCAAGGCGAAAACCGCTACTCGTGAGTATTTTGGGGTTGTGTATGGATCACCTCGTCAAGAGTCGGGAACTGTGGATTTACCCATTGGCAGACATCCTGTCGATCGAAAAAAAATGGCCATCGTACCTGTCGAAAAAGGTGGTAGGGAAGCAGTCACCCATTGGCAACTACAAGAAAGATTAGGTAATTATAGTTTAATTAAGTTTCAATTAGAAACAGGTAGAACTCATCAAATTCGAGTCCATGCTAGTCACATCAAACACCCCATTATCGGTGATCCTTTGTATAGTGCTGGTCACTCTGTAGGAGTCAATTTAACTGGTCAAGCCTTACACGCTTTTCGGCTCACTTTAGTTCATCCTATCACACAGGAGGTTATAGAGTCGATCGCACCCTTACCTCCAGAAATGGAGAAATTATTAAGAATGTTACGAAAATAA
- a CDS encoding sugar phosphate nucleotidyltransferase: MKAMILAAGKGTRVRPITHTIPKPLIPILQKPVMEFLVELLRKHGFNQIMVNVSHLAEEIENYFRDGQRFGVEIGYSFEGRIVDGELVGEALGSAGGLKRIQEFNPFFDDTFVVLCGDALIDLDLTEVVKKHKEKGAIATVVTKSVPKEEVSSYGVVVTDDEDKILAFQEKPDLEEALSTQINTGIYIFEPEIIDYIPAGQEYDIGSELFPKLVELNLPFYAVNMDFEWIDIGKVPDYWAAVRSVLKGEVKNVEIPGKEVQPGVYTGLNVSVNWDKVDITPPVYIGAMTHIEDGAKIVGPSMIGPNCWICEDATVDNSVIFEYSRLGSGVRLVDKLVFGRYCVDKNGVAIDVQAAAIDWLITDTRKDLTETPQKNQLITQLTINTSTILSANN; this comes from the coding sequence ATGAAAGCAATGATTCTGGCGGCGGGGAAGGGTACTCGTGTTCGTCCTATTACCCACACTATTCCTAAACCTTTAATTCCCATTTTACAAAAACCAGTAATGGAATTTCTAGTTGAATTATTAAGAAAACATGGCTTTAATCAAATAATGGTTAATGTCAGTCATTTAGCAGAAGAAATTGAAAACTATTTTCGAGATGGACAACGTTTTGGGGTGGAAATTGGCTACTCTTTTGAAGGGCGTATTGTTGATGGTGAATTAGTGGGGGAAGCATTAGGCTCGGCTGGTGGGTTAAAAAGGATTCAAGAGTTTAACCCTTTCTTTGATGATACTTTTGTAGTTTTGTGTGGTGATGCTTTAATTGATCTGGATTTGACAGAAGTTGTCAAAAAACATAAAGAAAAAGGTGCGATCGCAACCGTAGTAACAAAATCTGTACCGAAAGAAGAAGTCTCCAGTTATGGGGTAGTCGTCACTGATGATGAAGATAAAATTTTAGCATTCCAAGAAAAACCAGACCTTGAAGAAGCCTTAAGTACTCAAATAAATACAGGGATTTATATTTTTGAACCAGAAATTATTGACTATATTCCCGCCGGTCAAGAATATGATATTGGTAGTGAGTTATTTCCTAAATTGGTAGAGTTGAATTTACCCTTTTATGCTGTAAATATGGACTTTGAATGGATTGATATTGGTAAAGTACCCGATTATTGGGCTGCCGTGCGATCGGTCTTAAAAGGTGAGGTTAAAAATGTCGAGATACCGGGTAAAGAAGTACAACCGGGGGTATATACGGGGTTAAATGTATCGGTAAACTGGGATAAAGTCGATATAACTCCTCCCGTCTATATTGGTGCTATGACTCACATTGAAGATGGTGCAAAAATTGTCGGTCCGAGTATGATAGGACCAAATTGTTGGATTTGTGAAGATGCCACGGTGGATAATAGTGTCATTTTTGAATATTCTCGTTTAGGTTCGGGAGTGCGCTTAGTGGATAAACTGGTATTTGGTCGTTATTGTGTGGACAAAAATGGTGTAGCGATCGATGTTCAAGCCGCCGCTATTGACTGGTTAATTACAGACACCAGAAAAGATTTAACAGAAACACCCCAAAAAAATCAGCTTATTACACAATTAACAATTAACACTTCGACTATCCTCAGTGCAAATAATTAA
- a CDS encoding Tic22 family protein translates to MKNKSLFTHIRNASLIGATVVSCWLTNTTKLLALPSEVIVEKLRPIPVFTIADSQGTPLIAPNDDNGGVSPVFISKQDANNFLDKLKKDNPDLAKQVQVIVIPLGQIFELTEANAKEKVPFVFAYVPTQTQVEQAKKLNTQYQGGVPLFVAMLGNDQGSYFLPMKQNDQEFIPLFFEKQQVQQLVDDFKKAQPDLASSIKIDVVTLEGILEAFKESDDEVLTKIVLLPSKESIDFLRANVPNPQK, encoded by the coding sequence ATGAAAAATAAATCTTTATTCACTCACATTAGAAATGCTAGTTTAATTGGTGCAACAGTTGTTAGTTGTTGGTTAACTAATACGACGAAGTTATTGGCATTACCTTCCGAAGTGATTGTAGAAAAACTTCGTCCTATTCCCGTATTTACGATCGCCGATTCCCAAGGAACTCCTCTGATTGCTCCTAATGATGATAATGGTGGAGTCTCCCCAGTATTCATCAGCAAACAAGATGCAAATAACTTTTTGGATAAATTGAAAAAAGATAATCCAGACTTAGCTAAACAAGTCCAAGTAATTGTTATTCCATTGGGGCAAATTTTTGAATTAACTGAAGCTAATGCCAAGGAAAAAGTTCCCTTTGTTTTTGCCTATGTACCTACCCAAACTCAAGTGGAACAGGCGAAAAAATTAAACACTCAATATCAAGGGGGAGTACCTTTGTTTGTAGCGATGCTAGGAAATGATCAAGGCTCTTATTTTTTACCGATGAAACAAAATGATCAAGAATTTATCCCTTTATTTTTTGAAAAACAACAGGTTCAACAGTTAGTGGATGATTTCAAAAAAGCACAACCTGATTTAGCTTCTAGTATTAAAATCGATGTGGTTACTTTAGAAGGAATCCTTGAAGCATTCAAAGAGAGTGATGATGAAGTCTTAACTAAAATTGTTTTGTTGCCTTCCAAAGAATCGATCGACTTTTTACGAGCTAATGTACCCAATCCACAAAAGTAA
- a CDS encoding alpha/beta hydrolase codes for MDVISIEPENGQKPEFVLVLLHGWGANYHDLTALTPMLNLSNCWYLFPNAPYSHYQVEGGRAWYALENNNEGIETSLDKLYQWLLSLEDITKIPLSKTILGGFSQGGAMSLDVGLQLPVAGVVSLSGYLHFQPSADRNPFPPTFISHGTLDNVVPINTAREAKQKLEEVGVSVEYKEFPISHEIIPAQMHLVRDFVVKNAQKS; via the coding sequence ATGGACGTAATTTCGATCGAACCTGAAAACGGACAAAAACCAGAATTTGTATTGGTGTTATTGCATGGTTGGGGGGCAAATTATCATGATTTAACCGCCCTTACCCCAATGTTAAACCTAAGTAATTGTTGGTATCTTTTTCCCAACGCACCCTATAGTCATTATCAAGTAGAAGGAGGGAGAGCGTGGTATGCTTTAGAAAATAACAACGAAGGTATAGAAACCAGTTTAGATAAACTATATCAATGGTTATTATCCTTAGAAGACATCACAAAAATTCCTCTATCAAAAACTATCCTAGGAGGTTTTTCTCAAGGAGGAGCGATGAGTTTAGATGTAGGTTTACAGTTACCTGTCGCTGGAGTAGTTAGCTTAAGCGGATACTTACATTTTCAACCCAGTGCCGACAGAAATCCTTTTCCCCCGACTTTCATTTCCCATGGCACTCTCGATAATGTTGTACCGATTAATACAGCAAGAGAGGCAAAACAAAAATTAGAAGAGGTAGGAGTTTCCGTAGAATATAAAGAATTTCCCATCTCCCATGAGATTATCCCCGCTCAAATGCACTTAGTGAGGGATTTTGTCGTGAAAAACGCTCAAAAAAGTTAG
- a CDS encoding Fic family protein, which yields MKRLHPLLIIGIFIVNFLAIHPFQDGNGRISRILTTLLLLKSGYIYVPYSSLESVIEENKDSYYLALRRTQQSIKTDHPDYLIWLLFFLKSLKKQKDKLAKKLARELIFQTSLPKLSVQILELAKEHGRISTGDIEKYTKRSLSL from the coding sequence ATAAAAAGATTACATCCTTTGTTAATTATCGGCATTTTTATTGTTAATTTTTTAGCTATTCATCCTTTTCAAGATGGTAATGGGAGAATTTCGAGAATTTTAACCACATTATTATTATTAAAAAGTGGTTATATTTATGTGCCTTATAGCTCATTAGAAAGCGTTATTGAGGAAAATAAAGACAGTTATTATTTAGCTTTAAGACGTACTCAACAAAGTATTAAAACTGATCATCCAGATTATCTTATCTGGTTATTATTCTTCCTAAAATCTCTCAAAAAACAAAAAGATAAATTAGCTAAAAAATTAGCAAGAGAATTGATTTTTCAAACATCTTTACCTAAGTTATCAGTGCAGATTTTAGAGTTAGCAAAGGAGCATGGTAGAATTAGCACAGGAGATATTGAAAAATATACTAAACGTTCACTTTCCTTGTGA
- the rpmI gene encoding 50S ribosomal protein L35, whose translation MPKLKTKKSAAKRFRITGSGKKIVRRKANKNHLLEHKTSKQRRRLSNPALVHETNEKEVRLMLPYA comes from the coding sequence ATGCCTAAATTAAAAACTAAAAAATCTGCGGCTAAACGTTTTCGTATCACAGGAAGTGGCAAAAAAATTGTTCGCCGTAAAGCTAATAAGAATCACCTATTAGAACATAAAACATCCAAACAAAGAAGACGCTTAAGCAATCCTGCCTTAGTACATGAAACCAACGAAAAAGAAGTTCGTTTAATGTTACCTTACGCTTAA
- the rplT gene encoding 50S ribosomal protein L20 has protein sequence MTRVKRGNVARKRRKKILKLAKGFRGSHSKLFRTANQQVMKALRNAYRDRRKKKRDFRRLWITRINAAARLNGVSYSQLINKLDKANIALNRKMLAQLAIQDAEAFQKVVELALQG, from the coding sequence ATGACTAGAGTAAAAAGAGGTAACGTCGCCCGTAAAAGACGTAAGAAAATTTTAAAGTTAGCTAAAGGCTTTCGTGGCTCTCATTCTAAGCTATTTCGTACCGCCAACCAACAGGTTATGAAAGCGTTACGCAACGCCTACAGAGACCGTCGTAAGAAAAAAAGAGATTTTCGCCGTTTATGGATTACCCGTATTAATGCGGCAGCTAGACTTAATGGTGTTAGCTATAGCCAATTAATCAATAAACTAGATAAAGCCAATATTGCCTTAAATCGTAAAATGTTAGCACAATTAGCTATTCAAGATGCTGAAGCATTTCAAAAAGTAGTTGAGTTAGCACTTCAAGGTTAA
- a CDS encoding ROK family protein, producing the protein MTEKEVIGVDLGGTAIKLGRFLSNGTCLESLTIPTPQPATPEAVMSTIEQGVQQLNHQKKAVALGIGTPGPTDAKGRIALLAINLSGWHNVPLAQTLEEKTGLKTSIANDANCAGLGEAWLGAGKNYQNLILLTLGTGVGGAIILNGKLFTGHLGSAAELGLITINPEGAPCNSGNNGSLEQYVSATAIYRDTHKTPAELGELAENNDLSALTFWENYGKKLAYGLTSLIYVLTPEAIIIGGGVCASSKYFLPSVEAEIEKRVLPTSRVGLKLMVAQLGNQAGIVGAAKLALDNC; encoded by the coding sequence ATGACAGAAAAAGAAGTAATTGGAGTCGATTTAGGCGGTACAGCTATTAAATTAGGTCGATTTCTCTCTAATGGCACTTGCTTAGAATCCCTCACCATTCCTACTCCCCAACCTGCCACTCCCGAAGCCGTAATGAGTACGATCGAGCAAGGAGTACAACAGTTAAACCATCAAAAAAAAGCCGTTGCCTTGGGAATTGGTACACCCGGACCAACAGATGCAAAGGGGAGGATAGCTCTTTTAGCCATTAACCTCAGTGGTTGGCATAACGTACCCTTAGCGCAAACCCTTGAAGAAAAAACTGGTTTAAAAACTTCGATCGCCAATGATGCTAACTGTGCAGGATTAGGGGAAGCATGGCTAGGTGCAGGAAAAAACTATCAAAACTTGATTCTTCTCACACTGGGTACGGGGGTGGGCGGTGCAATTATCCTCAATGGTAAACTCTTTACAGGGCATTTAGGATCAGCCGCCGAATTAGGATTAATTACTATCAACCCCGAAGGTGCTCCTTGCAACAGTGGCAATAACGGTTCATTAGAACAATATGTATCCGCTACAGCGATTTATCGAGACACCCACAAAACCCCTGCGGAATTGGGAGAATTAGCAGAAAATAATGACCTTTCAGCCTTGACATTTTGGGAAAATTATGGTAAGAAATTAGCTTATGGATTGACCAGTTTAATCTATGTGTTGACTCCCGAAGCTATTATCATTGGTGGAGGAGTATGTGCTAGTAGTAAATATTTTTTACCTTCAGTAGAGGCGGAGATAGAAAAAAGAGTGTTACCAACTTCAAGGGTAGGACTCAAATTAATGGTAGCGCAATTAGGTAATCAAGCCGGAATTGTTGGGGCGGCTAAATTAGCTTTAGATAACTGTTAG
- a CDS encoding helix-turn-helix transcriptional regulator, with protein MSKFYITERSITADTDLRLCHFFGLSEGYFLRLQNSYQIMEAKRKLGEQLNLITPLKINVGNMG; from the coding sequence ATGAGTAAGTTTTATATAACAGAAAGAAGTATCACCGCCGATACTGATTTACGTTTGTGTCATTTTTTTGGACTGTCGGAAGGCTATTTTTTAAGACTACAAAATAGTTATCAAATCATGGAAGCAAAACGAAAATTAGGAGAACAATTAAACTTAATTACGCCGTTGAAAATTAACGTAGGAAATATGGGCTAA
- a CDS encoding helix-turn-helix transcriptional regulator translates to MTTELIKNPHAGDILKQEFLQELAMSQNALARAINVPPNRIHAIIKGAFNC, encoded by the coding sequence ATGACCACAGAATTAATTAAAAATCCCCATGCTGGAGATATACTCAAACAAGAATTTTTACAAGAATTAGCCATGAGTCAAAATGCTCTTGCTCGTGCGATCAATGTACCGCCTAATCGTATTCATGCCATTATCAAAGGAGCTTTTAACTGTTAA
- a CDS encoding photosystem II high light acclimation radical SAM protein, with protein sequence MAEKILYLRLPCNPIFPIGVVYLADHVHKLFPDIEQKIFDLGTIPPLDFDRALIECIDEFQPTMLVYSWRDIQIYAPVGGRGGNPLQNAFEFYYAQNPLIRLRGAFGGLKVATAYYGELWRNARLIKKGLKQAQKYNSDIKVMVGGGAVSVFYEQLKTSLPQGTIVSVGEGEALMEKILTNQDFTNERCYVVGGKEPRKGLIHEQPAPLEKTACNYDYIANIWSDFDYYFQENDFYIGVQTKRGCPHNCCYCVYTVVEGKQVRINPAEEVVAEMRQLYDRGIRNFWFTDAQFIPAKMYINDAIELLKKIQASGMEDIHWASYIRADNLTPELCDLMVATGMNYFEIGITSGSQELVRKMRMGYNLKTVLQNCRDLKTAGFNDVVSVNYSFNVIDETFDTIRQTIVYHRELEKIFGADKVEPAIFFIGLQPHTHLEEYALKNNILKEGYNPMSMMPWTAKKLLWNPEPLGSFFGEVCLQAWKQNPLDFGREVFNILEQKLGCANLEEALSAPMSKTKELTTMLK encoded by the coding sequence ATGGCAGAAAAAATATTATACCTAAGACTTCCTTGTAATCCCATTTTTCCCATCGGAGTGGTATATTTAGCGGATCATGTTCATAAATTATTCCCTGATATAGAACAAAAAATCTTTGATTTAGGTACAATTCCTCCTTTGGATTTCGATCGAGCTTTGATAGAATGTATCGATGAATTTCAGCCTACCATGTTAGTTTACTCATGGCGAGACATCCAAATTTATGCACCAGTAGGGGGTAGGGGAGGCAATCCGTTACAAAATGCCTTTGAATTTTATTACGCCCAAAATCCTTTAATTAGGTTACGGGGAGCGTTTGGTGGTTTAAAAGTGGCTACCGCTTACTATGGGGAATTGTGGCGCAATGCAAGGTTGATTAAAAAAGGCTTAAAACAAGCTCAAAAATATAACTCAGACATCAAAGTAATGGTGGGCGGTGGCGCGGTGAGTGTGTTTTATGAACAGTTAAAAACTTCACTACCTCAAGGTACGATCGTATCTGTGGGAGAAGGAGAAGCATTGATGGAAAAAATCCTCACTAATCAAGATTTTACCAACGAGCGTTGTTATGTAGTTGGTGGGAAAGAACCCAGAAAAGGCTTAATTCATGAACAACCTGCACCCCTCGAAAAAACTGCTTGTAATTACGACTATATCGCTAATATTTGGAGTGATTTTGACTACTATTTTCAAGAAAATGATTTTTATATCGGGGTGCAAACTAAGCGCGGATGTCCCCATAATTGTTGTTACTGCGTTTATACTGTAGTGGAAGGGAAACAAGTTAGAATCAACCCTGCTGAAGAAGTCGTAGCGGAAATGCGTCAACTGTACGATCGAGGTATTCGCAATTTTTGGTTTACCGATGCTCAATTTATCCCTGCGAAAATGTACATCAATGATGCGATCGAACTACTCAAAAAAATTCAAGCATCAGGCATGGAAGATATTCATTGGGCTTCCTACATTCGAGCCGATAACCTCACCCCCGAATTATGCGATTTGATGGTAGCAACGGGGATGAATTACTTTGAAATTGGTATTACGAGCGGTTCACAGGAATTAGTGCGTAAAATGCGCATGGGCTATAACCTCAAAACCGTATTGCAAAATTGTCGAGACTTAAAAACTGCTGGATTCAATGATGTGGTTTCCGTGAACTATTCCTTTAACGTTATAGATGAAACTTTTGACACTATTCGCCAGACGATCGTCTATCATCGAGAATTAGAAAAGATATTCGGTGCAGATAAAGTCGAACCTGCCATATTTTTCATTGGATTACAACCCCACACCCACTTAGAAGAATATGCCCTCAAAAATAACATCTTGAAAGAAGGCTATAACCCCATGAGTATGATGCCTTGGACTGCAAAAAAATTACTCTGGAATCCCGAACCTTTAGGCTCATTTTTTGGGGAAGTCTGCTTACAGGCATGGAAACAAAACCCCCTCGACTTTGGTAGAGAAGTATTTAATATTCTTGAGCAAAAATTAGGCTGTGCCAACTTAGAAGAAGCCCTAAGCGCTCCCATGAGTAAAACAAAAGAACTAACTACCATGCTGAAATAA
- a CDS encoding polyribonucleotide nucleotidyltransferase, whose translation MEEYNKSISFFEGRDIKIKVGLFAPQAGGTVLIQAGETAVLVTATRTKGREGIDFLPLTVDYEERLYAAGRIPGGFLRREGRPPERATLTSRLIDRPLRPLFPSWLRDDLQIVATTLSMDEEVPPDVLAVTGASIATLVAQIPFCGPMAAVRVGLVHDEFIINPTFREIENGDLDLVVAGTPDGIVMVEAGANQLPEQDIIEAIEFGYEAILELIQAQTDLIKELGIEIKVENKEEDNPAVVDFINEKATEEIKQVLTHFDYDKTARDEALDAIQANVQEAIKALEDDNEIKTVVAEDSKLLANLFKKLTKKLMRRQIIEDGVRVDGRKLDQVRPISSRVGLLPARVHGSGLFQRGLTQVLSIATLGTSGDAQDLADDLHPDFEKRYLHHYNFPPYSVGETKPLRPPGRREIGHGALAERAITPVLPPQQDFPYVIRVVSEVLSSNGSTSMGSVCGSTLALMDAGVPITKPVSGAAMGLIKEGDEIRILTDIQGIEDFLGDMDFKVAGTDSGITALQMDMKITGLRMETISDAVKQAKEARLHILGEMMKTISAPRQELSPYAPRLMTMKIDPDMIGLVIGPGGKTIKGITEQTGSKIDIADDGTVTICAVQAERAQEAKRIIQTMTRKLNEGDVYLGRVTRVIDIGAFVEVLPGKEGMIHISQLAEHRVGKVEDEVTIGDEIIVKIRGFDQKGRLNLTRLGIHPEQAAIARQESKI comes from the coding sequence ATGGAAGAATATAATAAGTCAATTTCTTTTTTTGAAGGAAGAGATATAAAGATTAAAGTCGGATTATTTGCTCCTCAAGCTGGTGGAACAGTTTTAATTCAAGCAGGTGAAACCGCAGTTTTGGTGACGGCAACTCGTACTAAAGGCAGAGAGGGTATTGATTTTCTCCCCTTGACGGTGGATTATGAAGAAAGATTGTATGCCGCAGGGCGTATTCCGGGAGGTTTCTTACGCAGAGAAGGACGGCCTCCAGAACGGGCAACCCTTACCAGTCGCTTGATCGATCGACCTTTACGCCCTCTTTTTCCCTCATGGTTAAGGGATGATTTACAAATCGTGGCGACGACTTTATCGATGGATGAAGAAGTACCCCCAGATGTTTTAGCTGTTACAGGAGCTTCGATCGCAACTTTAGTAGCTCAAATTCCCTTTTGTGGACCGATGGCGGCGGTAAGGGTAGGATTAGTTCATGATGAATTTATCATTAACCCTACCTTCCGAGAAATCGAAAACGGCGATCTTGATTTAGTGGTAGCTGGTACTCCTGATGGTATCGTTATGGTGGAAGCTGGTGCGAATCAGTTACCCGAACAAGATATTATTGAGGCGATCGAATTTGGCTATGAAGCAATTTTAGAGTTAATTCAAGCGCAAACAGATCTCATTAAAGAATTAGGTATTGAGATCAAAGTCGAAAATAAAGAAGAAGACAACCCCGCCGTTGTGGACTTTATTAACGAAAAAGCGACTGAAGAAATCAAACAAGTTCTCACTCATTTCGACTACGATAAAACCGCACGAGATGAAGCCTTAGACGCTATTCAAGCTAATGTCCAAGAAGCGATTAAGGCTTTAGAGGATGACAATGAAATTAAAACTGTCGTAGCTGAGGATTCTAAACTTCTTGCTAATCTATTTAAAAAGTTGACAAAAAAACTCATGCGCCGTCAAATTATTGAAGATGGTGTCAGAGTTGACGGCAGAAAATTAGATCAAGTGCGCCCTATTTCTTCCCGGGTTGGTTTATTACCTGCCAGAGTTCATGGTAGTGGTTTATTCCAAAGAGGTTTAACTCAGGTACTCTCGATCGCAACTTTAGGTACATCAGGAGACGCTCAGGATTTAGCCGACGACTTACACCCCGACTTTGAAAAACGTTACCTCCATCACTATAATTTTCCCCCTTACTCTGTGGGAGAAACCAAACCCTTACGCCCCCCCGGCAGACGTGAAATCGGTCATGGTGCGTTAGCAGAACGGGCTATCACCCCTGTTTTACCACCTCAGCAAGATTTCCCTTATGTAATTCGTGTTGTGTCCGAAGTATTGTCTTCTAACGGTTCAACCTCTATGGGTTCGGTATGTGGCTCAACTTTAGCCTTAATGGATGCAGGAGTACCCATTACTAAGCCTGTTAGTGGTGCAGCTATGGGATTAATCAAAGAAGGCGATGAAATTCGCATCTTAACCGATATTCAAGGTATCGAAGACTTTTTAGGAGATATGGACTTTAAAGTAGCAGGTACAGATAGCGGTATTACTGCTTTACAAATGGATATGAAAATTACAGGGTTGAGAATGGAAACCATCTCCGATGCTGTGAAACAAGCAAAAGAAGCTCGTTTGCATATCCTAGGGGAAATGATGAAAACCATCAGCGCGCCTCGTCAAGAATTGTCTCCCTATGCACCTCGTTTAATGACCATGAAAATCGATCCTGATATGATTGGTTTAGTCATTGGACCCGGTGGAAAGACTATCAAAGGTATTACAGAACAAACAGGCTCAAAAATCGACATCGCCGATGATGGTACTGTAACTATTTGTGCAGTACAAGCAGAACGGGCGCAGGAAGCTAAACGCATCATTCAAACCATGACTCGTAAACTCAACGAGGGGGATGTGTATTTAGGACGTGTAACCCGTGTTATCGATATTGGTGCTTTTGTGGAAGTTTTACCCGGTAAAGAAGGCATGATTCATATTTCCCAACTTGCTGAACATCGTGTGGGTAAAGTGGAAGATGAAGTTACTATCGGCGATGAAATCATCGTTAAAATTCGTGGTTTTGATCAAAAAGGACGTTTGAATTTAACTCGTTTAGGTATTCATCCTGAACAAGCTGCGATCGCCCGACAAGAATCAAAAATTTAA
- the bchM gene encoding magnesium protoporphyrin IX methyltransferase has translation MVNTVQKSLDDKTIVKEYFNATGFDRWRNIYGDGQVNKVQLDIREGHQQTIDKVVTWLKEDGNLADLTICDAGCGVGSLTIPLAQEGSIVFASDISAKMVGEAAERIKQVMTNPRNIRLGVQDLESIRGEYDTVICLDVLIHYPTEEAATMIKHLSSLAKSRLILSFAPKTFFLTILKRIGEFFPGPSKTTRAYQHKEEDIIKILQDNGFQIKRTGMTSTNFYYSRLLEAVR, from the coding sequence ATGGTTAATACAGTACAAAAATCCTTAGATGATAAGACGATCGTCAAAGAATATTTTAATGCTACGGGGTTCGATCGATGGCGCAATATTTACGGTGACGGACAAGTCAATAAAGTACAATTAGATATTAGGGAAGGACATCAACAAACCATCGATAAAGTTGTCACTTGGTTAAAAGAAGACGGTAACTTAGCTGATCTTACTATCTGTGATGCTGGTTGCGGTGTTGGTAGTTTAACCATTCCCCTTGCTCAAGAAGGCTCGATCGTCTTTGCTAGTGACATCTCGGCTAAAATGGTGGGAGAAGCAGCCGAGAGGATAAAACAAGTGATGACAAATCCTCGTAATATCAGGTTAGGAGTACAAGATTTAGAATCCATTAGGGGAGAGTATGACACCGTGATCTGCTTAGATGTCTTGATACACTATCCCACAGAAGAAGCAGCCACCATGATTAAACATCTATCATCCTTAGCAAAATCTCGTTTAATCTTGAGTTTTGCCCCTAAAACCTTCTTTTTAACTATTTTAAAACGTATTGGCGAGTTTTTTCCCGGTCCTAGTAAAACCACTCGTGCTTATCAACACAAGGAAGAAGATATTATCAAAATTCTTCAAGATAATGGTTTTCAAATCAAGCGCACAGGTATGACTAGTACCAATTTTTATTATTCTCGTCTCTTAGAAGCTGTTAGATAA